In a genomic window of Streptomyces pristinaespiralis:
- a CDS encoding thiamine pyrophosphate-dependent enzyme translates to MTVLDAPAAPPPAAPAGPPLPAATALALYRAMVTGRAFDRQATAFTRQGRLAVYPSSHGQEACQTASVLALRPTDWLFPTYRESVALLTRGIDPVEVLTLFRGDRHCGYDPHAHRTAPQCTPLATQCLHAAGLADAARMRGHDTVALAYIGDGATSEGDFHEAVNYAAVRRAPVVFLIQNNQYAISVPLAKQTAARTLADKAAGYGAAGVRIDGNDAAAVHTAVARAAHRARTGGGPTVVEALTYRIEAHTNADDDTRYRSAEEVAAWADKDPVARLEHRLLADGVLDEDTLAGITREAQDLTARLRRTFASPPRRDPAEMFQHVYHQPPPHLRSQAALLAAETAAATGEDA, encoded by the coding sequence ATGACCGTGCTCGACGCCCCCGCCGCCCCGCCGCCCGCCGCACCGGCCGGCCCGCCGCTGCCCGCCGCGACCGCGCTCGCGCTGTACCGGGCCATGGTCACCGGCCGCGCCTTCGACCGGCAGGCCACCGCCTTCACCCGGCAGGGCCGCCTCGCCGTCTACCCCTCCTCCCACGGCCAGGAGGCCTGCCAGACCGCGTCCGTCCTCGCGCTGCGCCCCACCGACTGGCTCTTCCCCACCTACCGCGAGAGCGTCGCCCTGCTCACCCGCGGCATCGACCCGGTGGAGGTCCTGACCCTCTTCCGCGGCGACCGCCACTGCGGCTACGACCCGCACGCCCACCGCACCGCCCCCCAGTGCACCCCACTGGCCACACAGTGCCTGCACGCCGCCGGACTCGCCGACGCCGCCCGCATGCGCGGCCACGACACCGTCGCCCTCGCCTACATCGGCGACGGTGCCACCAGCGAGGGCGACTTCCACGAAGCCGTCAACTACGCGGCCGTACGCCGCGCGCCCGTCGTCTTCCTGATCCAGAACAACCAGTACGCGATCAGCGTCCCGCTCGCCAAACAGACCGCCGCCCGCACCCTCGCCGACAAGGCCGCCGGCTACGGCGCCGCCGGCGTGCGCATCGACGGCAACGACGCCGCGGCCGTCCACACCGCCGTCGCCCGGGCCGCGCACCGCGCCCGCACCGGCGGCGGCCCCACCGTCGTCGAAGCCCTCACCTACCGCATCGAGGCCCATACCAACGCCGACGACGACACCCGCTACCGCAGCGCGGAAGAGGTCGCCGCCTGGGCGGACAAGGACCCCGTCGCCCGCCTCGAGCACCGCCTCCTCGCCGACGGCGTCCTCGACGAGGACACCCTCGCCGGCATCACCCGCGAGGCACAGGACCTCACCGCCCGCCTGCGCCGCACCTTCGCCTCCCCGCCCCGGCGCGACCCGGCCGAGATGTTCCAGCACGTCTACCACCAGCCGCCGCCCCACCTCAGGTCCCAGGCCGCCCTGCTCGCCGCGGAGACCGCCGCCGCGACGGGGGAGGACGCCTGA
- a CDS encoding enoyl-CoA hydratase/isomerase family protein produces the protein MRTPTLAAEAPATDAAPAVLLRALPARPPALTGEFTKDRAAVTAYLDTTMRLIADLPPRTERDPDRQRDAAAVHDGAHTLRHRFLATHAERVYAELTDGLTRTPRLDELTALAARHFPGLVPTPAQLADDARHMQRNKEGWEIAVGIFFQAVLSAPAAGNHLLRSMLRPTTRARAALLDYQLTGRADLGIATVTRRDGIAHLELCNDEFLNAEDDAAVEALETGCDLVLLDPASHVGVLRGAAQTHPAHAGRRVFSAGINLTHLYHGDISLLGFLLRREAGYIAKFVRGLCLEDGTGDTGDNWWPDADKPWVGAVDAFAIGGGLQILPVMDRVVAADDAWFSLPAMEEGLVPGVSNLRLLHPAGSRLTRRLIFWGHKLNARDPEAAVIVDETAPADTMDSAVERAAQHLDHPAVGANRRMLNLVEEPADLFRRYLARYAYEQARLLHSPALISTLERTWINRNRGGSR, from the coding sequence GTGCGCACACCGACCCTCGCCGCCGAGGCCCCGGCGACCGACGCCGCCCCCGCCGTCCTCCTGCGTGCTCTGCCCGCCCGGCCACCCGCCCTGACCGGCGAGTTCACCAAGGACCGGGCGGCCGTCACCGCCTACCTCGACACCACCATGCGGCTCATCGCCGACCTGCCGCCGCGCACCGAACGCGACCCCGACCGGCAGCGCGACGCGGCCGCCGTCCACGACGGCGCCCACACCCTGCGCCACCGCTTCCTGGCCACCCACGCCGAACGGGTCTACGCCGAACTCACCGACGGCCTCACCCGCACCCCGCGCCTGGACGAACTGACCGCCCTCGCCGCCCGCCACTTCCCCGGCCTGGTCCCCACCCCCGCCCAACTGGCCGACGACGCACGCCACATGCAGCGCAACAAGGAAGGCTGGGAGATCGCCGTCGGCATCTTCTTCCAGGCCGTCCTCAGCGCCCCCGCCGCCGGCAACCACCTGCTGCGCTCCATGCTGCGCCCCACCACCCGCGCCCGGGCCGCCCTGCTGGACTACCAGCTCACCGGCCGCGCCGACCTGGGCATCGCCACCGTCACCCGCCGCGACGGCATCGCCCACCTCGAACTGTGCAACGACGAGTTCCTCAACGCCGAGGACGACGCCGCCGTCGAAGCCCTGGAGACCGGCTGCGACCTGGTGCTCCTGGACCCCGCCAGCCACGTCGGCGTCCTGCGCGGCGCCGCCCAGACCCACCCCGCCCACGCCGGCCGCCGCGTCTTCAGCGCCGGCATCAACCTCACCCACCTCTACCACGGCGACATCTCCCTCCTCGGCTTCCTGCTGCGCCGCGAAGCCGGCTACATCGCCAAGTTCGTCCGCGGCCTGTGCCTCGAGGACGGCACGGGCGACACCGGCGACAACTGGTGGCCCGACGCCGACAAGCCCTGGGTCGGCGCCGTCGACGCCTTCGCCATCGGCGGCGGCCTGCAGATCCTGCCCGTCATGGACCGCGTCGTCGCCGCCGACGACGCCTGGTTCAGCCTCCCCGCCATGGAAGAGGGACTGGTGCCCGGCGTCTCCAACCTGCGCCTGCTGCACCCGGCCGGCTCCCGCCTCACCCGACGCCTCATCTTCTGGGGCCACAAACTGAACGCCCGCGACCCCGAAGCCGCCGTGATCGTCGACGAGACCGCCCCCGCCGACACCATGGACAGCGCCGTCGAACGCGCCGCCCAGCACCTCGACCACCCCGCCGTCGGCGCCAACCGGCGCATGCTCAACCTCGTCGAGGAACCCGCCGACCTCTTCCGCCGCTACCTCGCCCGGTACGCCTACGAACAGGCCCGCCTGCTCCACAGCCCCGCCCTCATCAGCACCCTCGAACGCACCTGGATCAACCGGAACCGCGGCGGATCCCGATGA